Proteins encoded in a region of the Mesoflavibacter profundi genome:
- a CDS encoding NAD-dependent succinate-semialdehyde dehydrogenase, with translation MITTKNPYNNQEIKSYKYHSTKEVENILDKAEQTFITWKTVSIKKRTSLLENLANKLEDNKEEYANLMTTEMGKPISQSIAEIDKCIWLCDFYIKNAEDFLADNIIKTDAKESFISYDPLGVVLAVMPWNYPFWQVMRFAVPSLTAGNVGLLKHASNVTGTALAIQKLFKDAGYPEGCFQTLLVDHNQIEDIIESNILKAVTLTGSEVAGKNIAAIAGKNLKKTVLELGGNNACVVFDDADIDKHITTMVKARMQNTGQSCIAAKRFIVSDKIYDKFLNRFKEEITNLKSGNPSEEDTYIGVMAREDLAEELEQQVKDSVKMGAKIYYGGKRNKAYYPPTIITEVNENMPVFKEETFGPVAAVIKAKNNDQAIDLAVNSRFGLGTMIFTENTSKIYDVINKIPDGALFINDMVKSDPRLPFGGTKASGYGRELSKEGILEFVNIKTVYINQ, from the coding sequence ATGATTACCACAAAAAACCCTTATAATAATCAAGAGATTAAATCTTATAAATATCATTCAACTAAAGAAGTTGAAAACATACTAGATAAAGCAGAACAAACATTTATTACTTGGAAAACTGTTTCAATAAAAAAAAGAACGTCTCTTTTGGAGAACTTGGCAAACAAACTTGAAGACAATAAAGAAGAATATGCCAATCTTATGACAACCGAAATGGGTAAACCCATATCGCAAAGTATTGCCGAAATTGATAAATGTATTTGGCTATGTGATTTTTACATTAAAAATGCTGAAGATTTTTTAGCAGACAACATCATAAAAACAGATGCAAAAGAAAGTTTTATAAGTTACGATCCATTAGGAGTTGTTCTAGCTGTAATGCCTTGGAATTACCCATTTTGGCAAGTAATGCGATTTGCAGTTCCATCACTAACTGCTGGTAATGTAGGATTACTAAAACACGCTTCAAATGTAACAGGAACAGCGTTAGCAATTCAAAAATTATTTAAAGATGCTGGCTATCCAGAAGGTTGTTTCCAAACCTTATTAGTAGATCACAATCAAATTGAAGATATAATAGAAAGTAACATTCTTAAAGCAGTAACATTAACCGGTAGTGAAGTTGCAGGTAAAAATATAGCTGCTATCGCTGGAAAAAACTTAAAAAAAACAGTATTAGAATTAGGAGGAAATAATGCTTGCGTTGTTTTTGATGATGCAGATATAGATAAGCATATAACCACAATGGTAAAAGCTAGAATGCAAAATACAGGTCAAAGCTGTATTGCAGCAAAACGATTTATTGTAAGTGATAAAATTTATGATAAATTTTTAAATCGTTTTAAAGAAGAAATCACTAACCTAAAATCAGGAAATCCATCGGAAGAAGACACTTATATTGGTGTAATGGCAAGAGAAGATTTAGCTGAAGAATTGGAACAACAAGTTAAAGATTCTGTAAAAATGGGAGCAAAAATATACTATGGAGGAAAAAGAAATAAAGCCTATTATCCACCAACAATTATTACAGAAGTAAACGAAAATATGCCTGTTTTTAAAGAAGAAACTTTTGGACCAGTCGCTGCAGTTATAAAAGCAAAAAATAACGATCAAGCAATTGATCTGGCTGTTAATTCTAGATTTGGATTAGGCACAATGATTTTTACAGAGAACACATCTAAAATCTATGATGTAATCAATAAAATACCAGATGGCGCTTTATTTATTAACGACATGGTAAAATCGGATCCAAGATTACCTTTTGGCGGCACAAAAGCTTCCGGTTACGGAAGAGAATTATCTAAAGAAGGTATCCTTGAATTTGTAAACATAAAAACAGTATATATTAACCAATAA
- a CDS encoding transglutaminase-like domain-containing protein: MNYTEETYFLDFNNPKIKGITSQFININSKTELIESLYIYVRDNWRYSPFNIGLKKEHFKASNIADKKDGHCIDKAIVYITCLRAFNIPARLHLAKVSNHIATERLEKIIGTNQLAPHGLVDVFHNNKWVKCSPAFNKELCKLYNVDTLEFNGTKDSVLQEFNKSNDKFMSYLEDYGAFEDVPLDFIKETFKSNYPNFYDKYKNLDQIII; the protein is encoded by the coding sequence ATGAATTATACAGAAGAAACCTATTTTCTTGATTTTAACAATCCAAAAATCAAAGGAATAACTAGCCAATTTATTAATATTAACTCTAAGACAGAGTTAATCGAGAGTTTATACATATACGTTAGAGATAACTGGAGATACTCTCCTTTTAATATTGGATTAAAAAAAGAACACTTTAAAGCTAGCAATATTGCTGATAAAAAAGATGGTCATTGTATAGACAAAGCTATTGTATACATTACTTGTTTAAGAGCTTTTAATATACCTGCAAGATTGCATCTAGCTAAAGTATCAAATCATATAGCTACAGAACGATTAGAAAAGATAATTGGAACAAATCAATTAGCACCACATGGCTTAGTAGATGTTTTTCATAATAATAAGTGGGTAAAATGCTCACCAGCATTTAATAAAGAACTATGTAAATTATACAATGTAGATACGCTAGAATTTAATGGTACAAAAGACTCGGTATTACAAGAGTTTAATAAGTCAAATGATAAGTTTATGTCTTATTTAGAAGATTATGGAGCTTTTGAAGATGTACCATTAGATTTTATTAAAGAAACTTTTAAATCTAATTACCCTAATTTTTATGATAAGTACAAAAATTTAGATCAAATAATTATATAA